In Phenylobacterium koreense, one DNA window encodes the following:
- a CDS encoding MarR family winged helix-turn-helix transcriptional regulator, translating to MSKTDAAKAPRLADFLCFAVYSANLAYGRAYKPILEELGLTYTQWIIIVALWEEDGLSIKALGEKLFLESNTLTPILKKLEKDGYLERRRDPKDERQLVITLTEAGRALREKGGQRTLVAATGLDPEEFAQVQKTISKVRDNLIRHVEGA from the coding sequence ATGTCCAAGACCGACGCCGCCAAAGCCCCGAGGCTGGCCGACTTCCTTTGCTTCGCCGTCTATTCGGCGAACCTCGCCTATGGCCGGGCCTACAAGCCCATCCTCGAAGAGCTGGGCCTGACCTACACCCAGTGGATCATCATCGTGGCGCTGTGGGAGGAGGACGGCCTCAGCATCAAGGCGCTGGGCGAGAAGCTGTTCCTGGAGTCGAACACGCTCACGCCGATCCTGAAGAAGCTTGAGAAAGATGGCTATCTGGAGCGACGTCGCGACCCGAAGGACGAACGCCAGCTCGTCATCACCCTGACCGAAGCTGGGCGCGCATTGCGGGAAAAGGGCGGCCAGCGAACCCTGGTGGCCGCGACGGGCCTCGACCCGGAAGAGTTCGCCCAGGTGCAGAAGACCATCTCGAAGGTGCGAGACAACCTGATCCGCCACGTCGAGGGGGCGTGA
- the gyrB gene encoding DNA topoisomerase (ATP-hydrolyzing) subunit B — protein MTDETQGESNGQAEYGAESIKVLKGLDAVRKRPGMYIGDTDDGSGLHHMVYEVVDNAIDETLAGFASRVEVILNADGSCTVTDDGRGIPTAIHEGEGVSAAEVIMTQLHAGGKFDQNSYKVSGGLHGVGVSVVNALSDWLRLTIYRGGLKHEMEFRRGDAVAPLAVVGTAPKRENGEFLSGTEVTFMPSTETFAFIEFDRKTLEHRLRELAFLNSGVTIWLKDHREAEPFEEVMSYEGGIEAFVRHLDKAKTPLIKGPIVVRGRKDNVELDLALWWNDGYHENVLCFTNNIPQKDGGTHLAAFRSALTRIITGYAESSGATKRDKVSLSGEDAREGLTCVLSVKVPDPKFSSQTKDKLVSSEVRPAVESLVSEGVGSWFEEHPNEGKLIVQKIAEAAAAREAARKARELTRRKSALDITSLPGKLADCSEKDPAKSEIFLVEGDSAGGSAKQARNRDNQAILPLRGKILNVERARFDKMLSSDQVGTLITALGAGIGRDDFNIDKLRYHKIVIMTDADVDGAHIRTLLLTFFYRQMPEVIERGYLYIAQPPLYKATKNRQSRYLKDDAELEAYLIDEGVEGATLDLASGERLIGADLQALVQSARGSKANIERLATRAPAFAIEQAAMAGLLGPDGGDLVKAAARLDLYAEEGDGPWSGEKAATGGYVFSRVRRGVSERIVLDDLLVGAADARRLSERAAAMAETFEGVATFTRKDKTATIRGPLDLFNAVMEAGRRGLSIQRYKGLGEMNPDQLWETTLDADARTLLQVKVTHADDADDMFTRLMGDLVEPRREFIQDNALDAEVDV, from the coding sequence ATGACCGACGAAACCCAAGGCGAATCCAACGGGCAGGCCGAGTACGGCGCAGAGTCCATCAAGGTCCTGAAGGGCCTGGACGCCGTGCGCAAGCGCCCGGGCATGTACATCGGCGACACCGATGACGGCTCGGGCCTGCACCACATGGTCTACGAGGTGGTGGACAACGCCATCGACGAGACGCTTGCCGGCTTCGCCAGCCGGGTCGAGGTGATCCTTAACGCCGACGGCTCCTGCACCGTCACCGACGATGGCCGCGGCATCCCCACCGCCATCCACGAGGGCGAAGGCGTCTCGGCCGCCGAGGTCATCATGACCCAACTGCACGCCGGGGGTAAGTTCGACCAGAACTCCTACAAGGTCTCGGGCGGCCTGCACGGCGTTGGCGTCTCGGTGGTCAACGCGTTGTCGGACTGGCTGCGCCTGACCATCTATCGCGGCGGGCTGAAGCACGAGATGGAGTTCCGCCGCGGCGACGCTGTGGCGCCCCTGGCCGTGGTCGGCACGGCGCCCAAGCGTGAGAACGGCGAGTTCCTGTCGGGCACCGAGGTCACCTTCATGCCCTCGACCGAGACCTTCGCGTTCATCGAGTTCGACCGGAAGACCCTGGAGCATCGCCTGCGCGAGCTGGCTTTCCTGAACTCCGGCGTGACCATCTGGCTGAAGGACCATCGCGAGGCCGAGCCCTTCGAAGAGGTGATGTCCTACGAGGGCGGCATCGAGGCCTTCGTGCGCCACCTGGACAAGGCCAAGACCCCGTTGATCAAGGGGCCGATCGTCGTCCGCGGCCGCAAGGACAATGTCGAGCTGGACCTGGCCCTGTGGTGGAACGACGGCTACCACGAGAACGTCCTCTGCTTCACGAACAACATCCCGCAGAAGGACGGCGGCACCCACCTGGCGGCCTTCCGCTCGGCCCTGACCCGCATCATCACCGGCTATGCCGAGAGCTCCGGCGCGACCAAGCGCGACAAGGTCTCGCTGTCGGGCGAAGACGCCCGCGAGGGCCTGACCTGCGTGCTGTCGGTCAAGGTGCCGGACCCGAAGTTTTCGTCCCAGACCAAGGACAAGCTGGTCTCCTCGGAAGTGCGCCCGGCCGTCGAAAGCCTGGTCTCCGAAGGGGTCGGCAGCTGGTTCGAGGAGCATCCTAACGAAGGCAAGCTCATCGTCCAGAAGATCGCCGAGGCCGCCGCCGCCCGCGAGGCCGCGCGCAAGGCCCGCGAGCTGACCCGCCGCAAGTCGGCTCTCGACATCACCTCCCTGCCCGGCAAACTCGCCGACTGCTCGGAGAAGGACCCGGCCAAGTCCGAGATCTTCCTGGTCGAGGGCGACTCCGCCGGCGGCTCGGCCAAGCAGGCCCGCAACCGCGACAACCAGGCGATCCTGCCCCTGCGCGGCAAGATCCTGAACGTCGAGCGCGCTCGCTTCGACAAGATGCTGTCTTCGGACCAGGTCGGCACCCTGATCACCGCCCTGGGCGCGGGGATCGGCCGCGACGACTTCAACATCGACAAGCTGCGCTACCACAAGATCGTCATCATGACGGACGCCGACGTCGACGGCGCCCACATCCGGACCCTGCTGCTGACCTTCTTCTACCGGCAGATGCCGGAGGTGATCGAGCGCGGCTACCTCTATATCGCCCAGCCGCCGCTCTATAAGGCGACCAAGAACCGCCAGTCCCGCTATCTGAAGGACGACGCCGAGCTCGAGGCCTACCTGATCGATGAGGGCGTCGAAGGGGCGACCCTGGACCTCGCCAGCGGCGAGCGGCTGATCGGCGCCGACCTGCAGGCCCTGGTGCAGAGCGCCCGCGGCTCCAAGGCCAATATCGAACGCCTGGCCACCCGCGCCCCGGCCTTCGCCATCGAACAGGCGGCCATGGCCGGGCTGCTGGGTCCGGACGGCGGCGACCTGGTCAAGGCGGCGGCCCGCCTGGATCTCTATGCTGAGGAGGGCGACGGTCCCTGGTCAGGCGAGAAGGCCGCCACCGGCGGCTATGTGTTCTCGCGGGTGCGCCGGGGCGTCTCCGAGCGCATCGTGCTCGACGACCTGCTGGTAGGCGCCGCCGACGCGCGCCGCCTGTCGGAACGCGCCGCAGCCATGGCCGAGACCTTCGAGGGCGTGGCGACCTTCACGCGCAAGGACAAGACCGCGACCATCCGCGGCCCGCTCGACCTCTTCAACGCGGTCATGGAAGCCGGACGTCGGGGCCTTTCCATCCAGCGCTACAAGGGCCTCGGCGAGATGAACCCCGACCAGCTCTGGGAAACCACCCTGGACGCCGACGCCCGCACCCTGCTGCAGGTGAAGGTGACCCACGCCGACGACGCCGACGACATGTTCACCCGCCTGATGGGCGACCTCGTCGAGCCCCGCCGTGAGTTCATCCAGGACAACGCCCTGGACGCCGAGGTGGACGTCTAG
- the recF gene encoding DNA replication/repair protein RecF (All proteins in this family for which functions are known are DNA-binding proteins that assist the filamentation of RecA onto DNA for the initiation of recombination or recombinational repair.): MTTAFTHLILTDFRSYERAELALDGRPVFLVGPNGAGKTNFLEAISLFTPGRGLRNAAGAELGRRKPGEAHGRAWAVAAVIEQDGEPVRIGTGIESPGAARRTIRIEGETVPAGRLADHQRQVWLTPAQDRIFLEGAGDRRRFFDRLVFAAEPAHAAHAAAYEKSQRERSRLLADGPADPAWLTALEARMADAGALMAAARARTLAALQTEIDGRGDRPFPQAQLTLTGDWEKMAAEGVDLVEIEARLARALAASRDRDAAAGRALTGPHRGDLSVIHAEKDRPAAECSTGEQKALILNLVLAQGARLSRAESAPNPILLLDEVAAHLDRRRRAALFDEIEALKLQAFLTGTDEHLFEDLKGRAQGVHVDGSSLAILDTE, encoded by the coding sequence GTGACGACGGCCTTCACCCACCTGATCCTGACCGACTTCCGATCCTACGAGCGCGCGGAGCTGGCCCTCGATGGCCGGCCGGTGTTCCTCGTGGGTCCCAACGGCGCGGGCAAGACCAACTTCCTTGAGGCGATCAGCCTGTTCACCCCGGGCCGGGGCCTGCGCAACGCCGCCGGGGCGGAGCTTGGCCGTCGCAAGCCGGGCGAGGCTCACGGCCGCGCCTGGGCCGTCGCCGCGGTGATCGAGCAGGACGGCGAGCCGGTGCGCATCGGCACCGGGATCGAAAGCCCCGGCGCCGCTCGCCGCACCATCCGAATCGAGGGCGAGACCGTGCCCGCCGGCCGCCTGGCCGACCACCAGCGGCAGGTCTGGCTGACCCCGGCCCAGGACCGCATCTTCCTGGAGGGCGCCGGTGATCGCCGCCGCTTCTTCGACCGCCTGGTCTTCGCCGCCGAGCCGGCCCACGCCGCCCATGCGGCGGCCTATGAGAAGTCCCAACGAGAGCGTTCGCGCCTGCTCGCCGACGGCCCGGCCGACCCGGCCTGGCTGACGGCCCTGGAAGCGCGCATGGCCGACGCCGGCGCCCTGATGGCCGCGGCCCGCGCCAGGACCCTCGCTGCCCTCCAGACCGAAATCGACGGCCGTGGCGACCGGCCATTTCCGCAGGCCCAGCTCACCCTCACCGGCGACTGGGAGAAGATGGCCGCCGAGGGCGTCGACCTTGTAGAGATCGAGGCGCGCCTGGCCCGCGCCCTGGCCGCCTCGCGCGACCGCGACGCCGCCGCCGGACGCGCCCTGACCGGTCCGCACCGCGGCGATCTGTCCGTCATTCACGCCGAAAAGGACCGCCCGGCGGCCGAGTGCTCCACAGGTGAGCAGAAAGCGCTGATTCTGAACCTGGTTTTGGCCCAGGGAGCGCGTCTTTCGCGTGCAGAATCGGCTCCAAACCCTATATTGTTGCTGGACGAAGTCGCAGCGCATCTGGACCGCCGCCGGCGGGCCGCGCTCTTCGACGAAATCGAGGCGCTCAAGCTACAGGCCTTCCTGACCGGCACGGACGAGCATCTCTTCGAGGATTTGAAGGGCCGGGCCCAGGGCGTCCATGTGGACGGCTCCAGCCTGGCGATTCTGGACACCGAATGA
- a CDS encoding TonB family protein encodes MRLSILLGAATALVLVTGSSAAPRSPVVTNPDWLQQPSADDIAQHYPKVAMGLQIDGRAIVSCVVDSYGALENCALVSATPAGLGFGEAAMALTRRFRMKPKMVDGRPVEGGTVRIPVRFAGPKFEGEAPTRAAVSPDALQPARRIVEATRSSGALAAAIETIVRSADLESPGVDAATIEAGRQAFLATTPVLRERLAEAMPRVYAEIFSPSELQEIAAFMESTTGRRMAAGQAEVARRMGEELAGSAPQILKAARAEFCQARNCDPAPTPADLRQMAATEVIVTAPEWSEQPGGQEILAAYPGAPRSLLISGWARLACRLDKMGLLTECKVVLERPADLGFGAAALSLVPRYRLAPRLMAQGAGGESVALTVPFVAPPLPAAPADEARKPQPSKALDLARELVKGRAEEAAAMRSALADMFADPGLAPSPLQPRTDAVAAYLRAFDAAVPDIREAGAEAYAAAFTEEQLGHLLAFRRSPAGLAWIAKGAAVSEALRRELSIINAAHVRDARKIFCEKRSCEVG; translated from the coding sequence TTGAGACTTTCGATACTGCTCGGGGCCGCGACGGCGCTGGTTCTCGTTACGGGTTCGTCGGCCGCGCCGCGCTCGCCGGTGGTGACCAATCCCGACTGGCTGCAGCAGCCGAGCGCGGACGACATCGCCCAGCATTATCCGAAGGTGGCGATGGGCCTGCAGATCGACGGCAGGGCGATCGTCTCCTGCGTGGTCGATTCCTACGGCGCGCTTGAGAACTGCGCCCTGGTGAGCGCGACGCCCGCGGGGCTCGGCTTCGGCGAGGCCGCGATGGCGCTGACCAGGCGGTTCCGCATGAAGCCGAAGATGGTCGACGGCCGTCCGGTAGAGGGCGGGACGGTGCGTATTCCGGTCCGCTTCGCCGGGCCCAAGTTCGAGGGGGAGGCTCCGACGCGGGCGGCGGTCTCGCCTGACGCGTTGCAGCCTGCGCGGCGGATCGTCGAGGCGACGCGGAGCTCGGGCGCACTCGCTGCGGCGATCGAGACCATAGTCCGGAGCGCGGATCTGGAGAGCCCCGGTGTCGATGCCGCGACCATCGAAGCCGGCCGCCAAGCGTTTCTCGCCACCACGCCTGTCCTGCGCGAGCGATTGGCCGAGGCGATGCCGCGGGTCTATGCGGAGATCTTCAGCCCATCGGAGCTGCAGGAGATCGCAGCCTTCATGGAGAGCACGACCGGGCGGCGGATGGCGGCAGGTCAGGCCGAGGTCGCCCGGCGCATGGGCGAAGAACTGGCAGGCTCGGCCCCACAGATCCTCAAGGCGGCGCGCGCGGAGTTCTGCCAGGCCCGCAATTGCGATCCTGCCCCGACGCCTGCGGACCTGCGGCAGATGGCGGCCACCGAGGTGATCGTCACCGCGCCGGAATGGAGCGAGCAACCTGGCGGGCAGGAGATCCTGGCGGCCTATCCGGGCGCGCCGAGAAGCCTGCTGATCAGCGGCTGGGCGCGGCTCGCCTGCAGGCTCGACAAGATGGGATTGCTTACCGAGTGCAAGGTGGTGCTGGAGCGTCCTGCGGACCTCGGATTTGGCGCTGCGGCCCTCTCCCTCGTCCCCAGATATCGGCTGGCGCCGCGGCTGATGGCCCAGGGGGCGGGCGGCGAGAGCGTCGCTCTGACGGTCCCGTTCGTGGCGCCTCCCCTGCCCGCCGCCCCGGCCGATGAGGCGCGCAAGCCCCAGCCCTCGAAAGCGCTCGACCTTGCGCGGGAACTCGTGAAGGGGCGCGCCGAGGAGGCGGCCGCCATGAGATCGGCCCTTGCCGACATGTTCGCCGATCCAGGCCTCGCGCCTTCGCCCCTGCAGCCCCGGACGGACGCGGTCGCCGCCTATCTGCGCGCATTCGACGCAGCGGTCCCGGACATCCGGGAGGCCGGCGCGGAGGCCTATGCCGCCGCTTTCACCGAGGAACAGCTAGGCCATCTGCTGGCGTTCCGCCGCAGCCCGGCCGGTCTCGCCTGGATCGCCAAGGGAGCCGCCGTCAGCGAAGCGCTCCGGCGGGAGCTCTCGATCATCAACGCCGCCCATGTCAGGGATGCGCGGAAGATCTTCTGCGAGAAGCGGAGCTGCGAGGTCGGCTGA
- the dnaN gene encoding DNA polymerase III subunit beta, producing the protein MKLTIERAALMKALGHVQSAVERRNTIPILSNVLLSAEGDRLTFSAADLDMEIIDEALAQVDQPGQITAPAHTLYEIVRKLPEGADVSLSFTGEDPRLTVAAGRSRFNLPVLPAGDFPVMSSEGLSSRVGVDVTDLIRLIDKTRFAISTEETRYYLNGLYLHTVVENGAQKLRAVATDGHRLALAEMAAPEGSAGAPGVIVPRKTIAEARRLLEDAGESVDLQVSPQKIRLDFNGAALTSKVIDGSFPDYSRVIPKGNDRVMLVDNKLFAQAVDRVATISAEKSRSVRVAIEPGRIILTVRNMEAGQAVEELEVEYAGEAFELSFNARYLLDVTDQIAGEIAEFRFGGPNDPALVLDPVDADVQYVLMPLRV; encoded by the coding sequence ATGAAGCTGACGATCGAACGGGCGGCGCTGATGAAGGCGCTGGGACATGTGCAGAGCGCGGTGGAGCGCCGCAACACCATCCCGATCCTCTCGAACGTGCTGCTATCGGCAGAGGGCGACCGGCTGACCTTCTCGGCCGCCGACCTGGACATGGAGATCATCGACGAGGCCCTGGCCCAGGTGGACCAGCCCGGCCAGATCACCGCGCCGGCCCACACGCTCTACGAGATCGTCCGTAAGCTGCCCGAGGGCGCCGACGTCTCGCTGTCCTTCACCGGCGAAGATCCGCGCCTCACCGTCGCGGCCGGCCGCTCGCGGTTCAACCTGCCGGTCCTGCCGGCTGGCGACTTCCCGGTCATGTCCTCGGAAGGGCTGTCCAGCCGCGTCGGCGTGGACGTCACCGACCTTATCCGCCTCATCGACAAGACCCGCTTCGCCATCTCCACCGAGGAAACGCGCTACTACCTGAACGGCCTCTACCTGCACACGGTCGTGGAAAACGGCGCCCAGAAGCTGCGCGCCGTGGCCACCGACGGCCATCGCCTGGCCCTGGCCGAGATGGCCGCGCCGGAAGGCTCGGCCGGCGCCCCGGGCGTCATCGTCCCGCGCAAGACCATCGCCGAGGCCCGCCGCCTGCTCGAAGACGCCGGCGAGAGCGTCGACCTGCAGGTCAGCCCGCAGAAGATCCGCCTCGACTTCAACGGCGCGGCCCTGACCTCCAAGGTCATCGACGGCTCGTTCCCCGACTACAGCCGCGTGATCCCCAAGGGGAACGACCGGGTCATGCTGGTGGACAACAAGCTGTTCGCCCAGGCCGTCGACCGCGTCGCCACCATCTCGGCCGAGAAGAGCCGATCGGTCCGCGTGGCTATCGAACCCGGCCGAATCATCCTGACCGTCCGCAACATGGAAGCCGGCCAGGCCGTCGAGGAACTGGAAGTCGAGTACGCCGGCGAGGCCTTCGAGTTGTCGTTCAACGCCCGCTACCTGCTGGACGTGACCGACCAGATCGCCGGCGAGATCGCCGAGTTCCGCTTCGGCGGCCCGAACGATCCGGCCCTGGTGCTCGACCCGGTGGACGCCGATGTCCAGTACGTCCTGATGCCGCTGCGGGTCTAA
- a CDS encoding retroviral-like aspartic protease family protein gives MAAAGGFLAALPALAFGQVPETISPEPADESPAAIALTRKMFEHITAPVRINGEGPYRFMVDTGANVSCVSQTLARTLELPAGPRIEVNTIVGRRARESVLIDKLEIATRTRKRVSAPVLPMSGFDIDGVLGVDWLKGQRLVMGFAGQMLEITRSRDDGARKGRVVVPARRKSGQLTMVDADLNGRKISAMIDSGSQFSIGNRALRRIIEQTDRTANALAQKVTLMSIAGESIGGDQLYLPFIRIGGLNLGNVPVVFTDMPVFKLWDLHDTPTIMLGIDLLTQFETVALDFGRSSVRFDIADA, from the coding sequence ATGGCCGCCGCCGGGGGCTTTCTGGCCGCTCTCCCCGCTTTGGCCTTCGGGCAGGTTCCTGAGACGATTTCGCCAGAACCTGCCGATGAGAGCCCGGCGGCGATCGCTCTCACCCGCAAGATGTTCGAGCACATCACCGCGCCGGTGAGGATCAACGGCGAGGGTCCCTACCGCTTCATGGTCGACACCGGGGCCAATGTTTCCTGCGTGTCTCAGACCCTCGCCCGCACCCTCGAACTGCCCGCCGGCCCGCGGATAGAGGTCAACACCATCGTCGGGCGGCGCGCCCGCGAGAGCGTGCTGATCGACAAGCTCGAGATCGCCACCCGCACCCGCAAGCGGGTTTCGGCCCCGGTGCTGCCCATGTCGGGCTTCGACATCGACGGCGTGCTGGGGGTCGATTGGCTCAAGGGCCAGCGGCTGGTGATGGGTTTCGCCGGCCAGATGCTGGAGATCACCCGCTCGCGCGACGACGGCGCCCGCAAGGGCCGGGTGGTGGTGCCGGCCCGCCGCAAGTCCGGCCAGCTCACCATGGTCGACGCCGACCTCAATGGCCGGAAGATCAGCGCGATGATCGATTCGGGCTCGCAATTCTCCATTGGAAACAGGGCCTTGCGCCGGATCATCGAGCAGACCGACCGCACCGCCAACGCCCTGGCGCAGAAGGTCACCCTGATGTCGATCGCCGGCGAATCGATCGGCGGCGACCAGCTCTACCTGCCCTTCATCCGCATCGGCGGCCTCAACCTGGGCAACGTCCCGGTGGTGTTCACCGACATGCCGGTCTTCAAGCTCTGGGACCTGCACGACACCCCGACCATCATGCTGGGCATCGACCTCCTGACCCAGTTCGAGACCGTCGCCCTCGACTTCGGCCGCTCCTCCGTGCGCTTCGATATCGCTGACGCTTGA
- a CDS encoding YoaK family protein — MYRERALASGLSTVAGFVDGVGFLITGGFFVSFMSGNSTRLAVSLAEGSPSAFLALGLIGSFVLGVSAGAVVGRKAPRRAPAVLGFVTLLLVIAAAISPDKAHPAAIFLLAFAMGAENTVFASNGEVRFGVTYMTGALVKLGKGLTAAVLDRNFTAWVSPFILWFGLISGAALGAVAFDRLGAQALWIAAGLMGFLTLMASAAIPEETRTQAQVSD; from the coding sequence ATGTACCGCGAGCGCGCCCTCGCGTCCGGCCTCTCGACCGTGGCCGGCTTCGTGGACGGCGTCGGCTTCCTGATCACCGGCGGCTTCTTCGTCTCGTTCATGAGCGGCAACTCGACGCGCCTGGCGGTCAGCCTGGCCGAGGGTTCGCCCTCGGCCTTCCTGGCGCTGGGCCTGATCGGCAGCTTCGTGCTCGGCGTTTCCGCCGGCGCCGTCGTGGGGCGCAAGGCTCCGCGCCGGGCGCCGGCCGTGCTCGGCTTCGTGACCCTGCTGCTGGTCATCGCCGCCGCGATCAGCCCGGACAAGGCGCACCCGGCCGCGATCTTCCTGCTCGCCTTCGCCATGGGCGCGGAGAACACGGTCTTCGCTTCGAACGGCGAGGTGCGGTTCGGGGTGACCTACATGACCGGCGCCCTGGTCAAGTTGGGCAAGGGCCTGACCGCCGCGGTGCTCGACCGCAACTTCACCGCCTGGGTCTCGCCCTTCATCCTCTGGTTCGGCCTGATCAGCGGCGCGGCCCTCGGGGCGGTCGCCTTCGACCGCCTGGGCGCCCAGGCGCTGTGGATCGCCGCCGGCCTGATGGGCTTCCTGACCCTGATGGCCAGCGCCGCCATTCCCGAGGAGACCCGGACCCAGGCGCAGGTTTCGGATTGA
- the grpE gene encoding nucleotide exchange factor GrpE yields MSDDQTPAEEVNEVADAAADELIALRAENQALKDQVLRVAADAENSKRRAEREANDARAFAIQKFGRDLLAVADTLDRALASPVDDPAVKNFVVGMEMTHKSLMTAFENNGLKKIDPAKGEKFDPHQHQAMMEQPSAEVAAGGVIQVLQPGYELLGRLIRPAMVVVAAKGSGGEAPSGGDGASGANPYAAGGGESGGSVDTKA; encoded by the coding sequence ATGTCCGACGATCAAACGCCGGCCGAAGAAGTGAACGAAGTGGCGGACGCCGCGGCCGATGAACTCATCGCCCTGCGCGCCGAGAACCAGGCCCTCAAGGACCAGGTCCTGCGCGTGGCCGCCGACGCCGAGAACTCCAAGCGCCGCGCTGAGCGCGAGGCCAACGACGCGCGCGCCTTCGCTATCCAGAAGTTCGGCCGCGACCTGCTGGCCGTCGCCGACACCCTGGACCGCGCCCTGGCCTCCCCGGTCGACGATCCGGCGGTGAAGAACTTCGTGGTCGGCATGGAGATGACCCACAAGTCGCTCATGACCGCCTTCGAGAACAACGGCCTCAAGAAGATCGACCCGGCCAAGGGCGAGAAGTTCGACCCCCACCAGCACCAGGCGATGATGGAGCAGCCCTCGGCCGAGGTCGCCGCCGGCGGCGTGATCCAGGTGCTGCAGCCGGGCTACGAGCTGCTCGGCCGCCTGATCCGCCCGGCCATGGTGGTGGTCGCGGCCAAGGGCTCGGGCGGCGAGGCTCCCTCCGGCGGCGACGGCGCATCGGGCGCCAACCCCTACGCCGCTGGCGGCGGCGAGTCCGGCGGCTCGGTGGACACCAAGGCGTAA
- the hrcA gene encoding heat-inducible transcriptional repressor HrcA — protein sequence MVTHPLLSPGPSLAELDERARDIFRRVVEGYLETGEPVGSRTLSKGGVHLSPASIRNTMQDLTHLGLLGAPHVSAGRIPTHAGLRLFVDGLLEVGDLPEDERREIDVRLATKGRNFEEALNEASAILSGLAGGAGIVVTPARDAGVKHVEFVALSAEQALAIMVFEDGAVENRLMRLAAGVTPSSLQEASNFMNARLRGRTLVEAGVEIRGELEAARRQLNETAARLVEEGMAAWSGGGEDEGRALIVRGRANLLGDRQALDDLERVRMLFDDLEQKEQLIGLLDDVRQAQGVRIFIGAETRLFSLSGSAVIAAPYMTGRQKVLGAIGVIGPARLNYARVIPLVDYTARVLSQVTKA from the coding sequence GTGGTGACCCACCCGCTGCTTTCCCCCGGCCCGTCGCTCGCCGAGCTGGACGAGCGGGCGCGCGACATCTTCCGCCGGGTCGTGGAGGGCTATCTGGAGACCGGGGAGCCGGTCGGCTCGCGCACCCTCTCCAAGGGCGGGGTCCACCTTTCCCCCGCCTCGATCCGCAACACCATGCAGGACCTGACCCATCTGGGCCTGCTGGGCGCGCCGCACGTCAGCGCCGGGCGCATCCCCACCCATGCGGGCCTGCGGCTGTTCGTCGACGGCCTGCTGGAGGTCGGCGACCTGCCCGAGGACGAGCGCCGCGAGATCGACGTGCGGCTGGCGACCAAGGGACGCAATTTCGAGGAGGCGCTGAACGAGGCCTCGGCCATCCTCTCGGGCCTGGCCGGCGGGGCCGGCATCGTCGTCACCCCGGCCCGGGACGCGGGCGTCAAGCACGTGGAGTTCGTCGCCCTCTCGGCCGAGCAGGCCCTGGCGATCATGGTCTTCGAGGACGGGGCGGTGGAGAACCGGCTGATGCGGCTGGCGGCCGGCGTCACGCCCTCCTCGCTGCAGGAGGCGTCCAACTTCATGAACGCCCGGCTGCGCGGCCGCACCCTGGTGGAGGCGGGCGTGGAGATCCGCGGCGAGCTGGAGGCTGCGCGCCGCCAGCTCAACGAGACCGCCGCGCGGCTGGTCGAAGAGGGCATGGCCGCCTGGAGCGGCGGCGGCGAGGACGAGGGCCGGGCCCTGATCGTGCGCGGCCGCGCCAACCTGCTGGGCGACCGCCAGGCGCTGGACGACCTCGAGCGCGTGCGCATGCTGTTCGACGATCTCGAACAAAAGGAACAGTTGATCGGTTTGCTGGATGACGTGCGCCAGGCCCAGGGCGTGCGCATCTTCATCGGCGCCGAGACACGGCTGTTTTCGCTTTCGGGTTCCGCCGTGATCGCCGCGCCCTATATGACGGGCCGACAGAAGGTGCTCGGGGCGATCGGCGTGATTGGCCCGGCGCGCCTGAATTATGCCAGGGTGATCCCGTTGGTGGACTATACCGCCCGGGTGCTGTCCCAGGTGACGAAAGCGTAG